One part of the Sarcophilus harrisii chromosome 5, mSarHar1.11, whole genome shotgun sequence genome encodes these proteins:
- the LOC116419234 gene encoding cancer-related regulator of actin dynamics homolog isoform X2, producing MGTDTLDSFTLVTGTEDFSTSNYVQGASCLWEGQNRVLASELSVKCKNSRMVRFASKVLAFENIENCALQETFSESRITESQQKHQKVECENRFAKITVIGNKDKVEMCTDTFDNLTLDTDSCLWEDQNRVLAAQLTVNFKKSQQIKLTRDVMILENTGTYRLQETFSKSSITESQQKHQKVQCESRFAKIPVIGNNKDEVEMDKDTHDDFTQSHDTDTLLKSYLPVKYKKSQWKQLGRRVRRLEHSLKGLQEKLSERRKTKSPLRHQKVKCDRELYGDSIKKQDHVEKERKKKEEEESADEYLHIMEQIYKNEQAREEGTIRKFQQVLRDSKNEPSMNSQLLTSHHQRVLEWKKQLQEELDKKKRKLQEFQEKNKHLQQCINELEDYIQKHKMKCVTLEDSVKKQMDEKEKKRKIISIVL from the exons GTGCTTCTTGCCTTTGGGAAGGTCAGAACAGAGTTCTTGCAAGTGAGTTATCAGTGAAATGTAAAAACTCACGAATGGTAAGATTTGCAAGTAAAGTTTTGGCTTTTGAAAACATAGAGAACTGTGCACTACAGGAAACATTCTCAGAAAGCAGAATAACTGAATCTCAACAAAAGCATCAAAAAGTAGAATGTGAGAACAG gtttgcaaagatTACAGTAATTGGAAACAAG GATAAAGTGGAGATGTGTACAGATACTTTTGATAACCTCACTCTGGACACAG ATTCTTGCCTTTGGGAAGATCAGAACAGAGTTCTTGCAGCTCAGTTaacagtaaattttaaaaagtcacaacAGATAAAACTCACAAGGGATGTTATGATTTTAGAAAACACAGGGACCTATAGACTACAGGAAACATTCTCAAAAAGCAGCATAACTGAATCTCAACAAAAGCATCAAAAAGTACAATGTGAGAGCAG GTTTGCAAAGATTCCAGTAATTGGAAACAATAAG GATGAAGTGGAGATGGATAAAGATACTCATGATGACTTCACTCAATCACATGACACAG ACACTCTTCTTAAAAGTTACTTaccagtaaaatataaaaaatcacAATGGAAACAACTCGGAAGAAGAGTTAGGAGATTAGAACATTCACTTAAGGGACTACAGGAAAAAttatcagaaagaagaaaaactaaatcCCCACTAAGGCATCAAAAAGTGAAATGTGATAGAGAACTCTATGGAGACAG CATTAAAAAACAAGATCAtgtggaaaaagagagaaaaaagaaagaggaagaagagtcaGCTGATGAATATTTGCATATAAtggaacaaatatataaaaatgaacaggCAAGAGAAGAG GGTACCATAAGAAAGTTTCAACAAGTACTCAGAGATTCCAAAAATGAACCATCTATGAATTCACAACTGCTTACATCACATCATCAGAGAGTTTTGGAATGGAAAAAACAATTACAGGAggaattagataaaaaaaaaagaaaa CTGCAGGAATTCCAAGAAAAGAACAAACACTTACAGCAGTGTATTAATGAATTAGAAGATTATATACAAAA GCATAAAATGAAATGTGTTACATTGGAAGATTCAGTAAAAAAGcaaatggatgaaaaagaaaaaaaaaggaaaataatttcgaTTGTACTTTAG
- the LOC116419234 gene encoding cancer-related regulator of actin dynamics homolog isoform X1 — translation MGTDTLDSFTLVTGTEDFSTSNYVQGASCLWEGQNRVLASELSVKCKNSRMVRFASKVLAFENIENCALQETFSESRITESQQKHQKVECENRFAKITVIGNKDKVEMCTDTFDNLTLDTDSCLWEDQNRVLAAQLTVNFKKSQQIKLTRDVMILENTGTYRLQETFSKSSITESQQKHQKVQCESRFAKIPVIGNNKDEVEMDKDTHDDFTQSHDTDTLLKSYLPVKYKKSQWKQLGRRVRRLEHSLKGLQEKLSERRKTKSPLRHQKVKCDRELYGDSIKKQDHVEKERKKKEEEESADEYLHIMEQIYKNEQAREEGTIRKFQQVLRDSKNEPSMNSQLLTSHHQRVLEWKKQLQEELDKKKRKLQEFQEKNKHLQQCINELEDYIQKHKMKCVTLEDSVKKQMDEKEKKRKIISIVL, via the exons GTGCTTCTTGCCTTTGGGAAGGTCAGAACAGAGTTCTTGCAAGTGAGTTATCAGTGAAATGTAAAAACTCACGAATGGTAAGATTTGCAAGTAAAGTTTTGGCTTTTGAAAACATAGAGAACTGTGCACTACAGGAAACATTCTCAGAAAGCAGAATAACTGAATCTCAACAAAAGCATCAAAAAGTAGAATGTGAGAACAG gtttgcaaagatTACAGTAATTGGAAACAAG GATAAAGTGGAGATGTGTACAGATACTTTTGATAACCTCACTCTGGACACAG ATTCTTGCCTTTGGGAAGATCAGAACAGAGTTCTTGCAGCTCAGTTaacagtaaattttaaaaagtcacaacAGATAAAACTCACAAGGGATGTTATGATTTTAGAAAACACAGGGACCTATAGACTACAGGAAACATTCTCAAAAAGCAGCATAACTGAATCTCAACAAAAGCATCAAAAAGTACAATGTGAGAGCAG GTTTGCAAAGATTCCAGTAATTGGAAACAATAAG GATGAAGTGGAGATGGATAAAGATACTCATGATGACTTCACTCAATCACATGACACAG ACACTCTTCTTAAAAGTTACTTaccagtaaaatataaaaaatcacAATGGAAACAACTCGGAAGAAGAGTTAGGAGATTAGAACATTCACTTAAGGGACTACAGGAAAAAttatcagaaagaagaaaaactaaatcCCCACTAAGGCATCAAAAAGTGAAATGTGATAGAGAACTCTATGGAGACAG CATTAAAAAACAAGATCAtgtggaaaaagagagaaaaaagaaagaggaagaagagtcaGCTGATGAATATTTGCATATAAtggaacaaatatataaaaatgaacaggCAAGAGAAGAG GGTACCATAAGAAAGTTTCAACAAGTACTCAGAGATTCCAAAAATGAACCATCTATGAATTCACAACTGCTTACATCACATCATCAGAGAGTTTTGGAATGGAAAAAACAATTACAGGAggaattagataaaaaaaaaagaaaa CTGCAGGAATTCCAAGAAAAGAACAAACACTTACAGCAGTGTATTAATGAATTAGAAGATTATATACAAAA GCATAAAATGAAATGTGTTACATTGGAAGATTCAGTAAAAAAGcaaatggatgaaaaagaaaaaaaaaggaaaataatttcgaTTGTACTTTA